TGGCGGCCGCCGGCCGATCCGACGTGCGCGGACCCCTCGAAGTGGAAGGCGAGCAACGGGACCTGCTACAGCGGCTACGCGTTCCCGATCGTGTTCACTCTCAGCGGGATCACGCTCCCCAACACGTTCGTCTACGGCGTCGCGTACAACACGAACACGTGGGGCTACGTCCCGATCGGCGCCGCCGGCCCGTACGAGTCTCTGAACGTCGGCCTCAACAGCACGCCTCCCATCGCGGTCGGCACGGACGTCGACGCCGATGCCGTGTGGCGGTCCACAGGCAAGCCGTCGGGGCCGTTCGCCCCGGAGACGAACTGGGCCCCTTACACGCCGGCGGTGAAGTTCAAGGCGACGAACTGAGGCGCTAGGGGCGTCAGCCCTTCCGCGAGCCGAGGAAGCCGGCTGCCGTCAGGGCCAGGCCGAGCAGGACGAGCATCGCGGGTGACAACGCCGGAACGTCGGGCCGGTCGCCGCCGCCGCCGCCCGGCGTGCCGGTCGGCGTCGCCGTTGCGGTGCTCGTCGCGGTTGCGGTGCTCGTCGCGGTGAAGGTCGCGGTGATCGTCGGAGTCGACGGCAGCGTGGACGTCGCGGTGCTCGTTGGCGTCTGAGTCGTCGTCTGTGTCGCCGTCGCCGTGGGCGTGTTCGTGATCGTGGGGCTGACCGGCGGCGTGTTCGTCGGCGTATTCGTCGGTGTGGGCGTAGCGGTGGGCGTGACCGTGGGGGTGACGGTCGGGGTATTTGTGGGCGTGGGAGTGGGCGTCGACGTCTGAGTCGCGCTGCCCGTGATCGTGGGGGTGACGGTCGGGGTAATCGTCGGCGTGGGCGTCGGCGTGGGCGTATTGGTCGGCGTGTTCGTGGGGGTGACCGTCGGCGTGTTCGTCGACGTGGGCGTGTCGGTTGGTGTGTTCGTGGGGGTGACGGTCGGGGTAGTCGTCGGCGTCGGCGTCGGCGTTGGCGTATTTGTCGGCGTGTTCGTGGGCGTGACCGTGGGAGTAATCGTCGGTGTGGGTGTCGGCGTGGGCGTGTCGGTAGGCGTGTTCGTGGGCGTGACCGTCGGGGTCCTCGTCGGCGTCGGAATCGGCGTGGGCGTCGGCGTGTTGGTGGGCGTGTTGGTCGGCGTGTTCGTGGGGGTGACCGTCGGCGTAATCGTCGGCGTGGACGTGCTGGTGGGCGTGTTCGTGGGCGTTGGCGTCGGCGTGTCGGTCGGCGTATTCGACGCCGTGAACGTCTGAGTCGCGGTGAACGTCGGCGTGAAGGTCGGCGTGTCGGTGGGGAGTCGGCGTCGGGGCGAGGATCGCGACGGTGATCGTCTTGCTTCCCGAGACCGCGTCGTCGAAGAGCGGCGCGGTGTGCACGATTCCGGAGTAATCGACGCGGGCCGTGGCCGTGAGAATGCCGCCGGTCACGTTGATCGGGCAGCCGATCGACGTGAACGTGTGGGACGTTTCCGACGGGGACGAGAACCCGGTCGCAACGTGGATGGTGTTCGGGAGGTCCGGCTGTCCGCTCGCATTCGGGCAGAAGAAGTCGATGTTGATCGTGTCCGCGTCGCAGGCGAGGGTCGTCGGCGGATTGCTGCTGACGTTGGACACCGTGATCGTGTACGTCTCGGTCGAGCCGTTCACGACGAAGCCGGTCGGGTTCTGGATCACGATGAGCTTGACGGCCGTTTCGTTGCAACCCGGCGGTGTCTGCGCGTTCGGCACCCTCGACCGGACCTGGACGACACGGCGAGAGACCTCCCGGCTGCCGGCAGCGGAGGGGGCTCGGAAAGACCCGCTCTGCGCGCGCGCCTGGTCCGTGCGTTCGACGAGAAAGAGAAGCAGGCCGGCCGCGACGAGCGCGGCGCCGGCGGACTTCAGAAGGGACGATGACCGTGACGTCCGGGTTCTCGCGCCTGAGCTCACGAGCGCCTCCTGCCGACACACCTCACGAGGCACCCGGGCGCACCGGCGCGACCTCGATCTCGGCGTGTGCACGGAATCTACTGCCGCGATGAACGAAACCTCCTGATGCATCGGCACCATGGCCGTACGGCGGTTCCGGACCTAACCGCGACGCGGCCAGATGTGACTCGTCTCCGGCCCGACCGGCGCCGTCCGTTGATGCAGCTGACTCAGTTGAGGCGCGGGAGCCCACCGTCAGAATCGTTTGAGGGAGTTCGATGACGAAACGCCGGTTCGTCCTTCACGAAGTCGGGCCGCGCGACGGCCTCCAGGTCGAGAAGCGGACGGTTCCCACGGCGACGAAGCGTGCGTGGATCGAGAGGCTCCTCGACTCGGGCGTCGACGTCGTGCAGGCCGGATCGTTCGTCAACCCGGAGAGAGTCCCGCAGATGGCGGACACGGACGAGCTGTTCCGCCAGCTTGCCGCGCGGCCGGCGGGGAAGGGCGTGCTCTCGGGCCTCGTCCTGAACGAAAAGGGCCTCGACCGCGCGCTCCTCTGCGGCGTCCCGCTCGTCTGCCTCGGTGTTTCCGCGAGCGACACGCACAGCCGCAAGAACACCGGGATGGGAACGGAGGAGGCGACGCGCCGGATCGTCGCGACCGCGAAGAAGGCCGTCGAGGCGGGCCGCGCCGTGCAGGTGTCCGTCCAGTCCGCGTTCGGCTGCGGCTTCGAGGGTGCCGTGCCCGAAGAGAGAGTCCTTGCGATCGTGAAGGAATACCTCGCGGCTGGCTTCCGGCGCATCTCCCTCGCGGACACGGCCGGGCACGCGTACCCCGAGCAGGTCGAGAGGCTCTACGGGGCGATCGCCGCGCTGGCGCCCGACGCCGAGCCCGCCTGCCACTTCCACGACACGTACGGGCTCGGCATGGCGAACGTCTGGGCCGCGATGCGCTCGGGCGCCGTGTCGTTCGAGTCCTCGTTCGCCGGGCTCGGGGGCTGCCCGTTCACGAAGGTCGCGGCGGGGAACGTCGCGACCGAGGACCTCGTCGCCGGCTGGCAGCGGTCGGGCCTCCGTCCCGACGTGAACCTCGGCGCGCTGATCGAGGTCGCCCGTTCGGTCTCGGCGTTCTTCGATCGGGAGATGCCCGGGCGCGTCCACAGGACGGGGCCCGTGCCGACGGGTCCGAAGAACGCGGAGGTCCCGGCGTGACGAAGAGAGCGCTCGAGGGAGTCCGCGTCCTGGACCTGACGAACGTCCTGTCCGGCCCGTACGCGACGCTGCACCTTTCGCTCCTCGGCGCCGAGGTGATCAAGATCGAGAACCCGGCGGACGGCGACCTCGCGCGAAAGCTCGGCAACGTCCCGAAGCTCAACAAGGAGCTGATGGGGACGAGCTTCCTCGCGCAGAACGCGAACAAGAAGTCGATCACGCTGAACCTGAAGAAGAAGGAAGCGAAGGAGATCTTCCTCAAGCTCGTCGCGGGGGCCGACGCCGTCGTCGAGAACTTCCGCCCCGGCGTCATGACGCGTCTCGGCGTGGGCTGGGACGCGATGCGCGCCGTAAACCCGCGCCTCGTCTACTGCGCGATCTCGGGCTTCGGGCAGGACGGGCCCGACGCGGACAAGCCCGCGTACGACCAGATCATCCAGGGCCTCTCCGGCACCATGTCCGTGAACGGCGACGAGCGCCTCAACCCGCTCCGCTGCGGCTTCCCCGTCTGCGACACGGTCGGCGGGCTCACGGCGGCGTTCGCGATCATGACGGCCCTCTACCACCGCGAGCGAACGGGCGAGGGGCAGATGATCGACGTCGCGCTCCTCGACGCGGTCATGCCGCTCATGGGCTGGGTCGCGGCGAACCTCCTGATCGGCGGGCAGCAGCCGGTCCTCATGGGGAACGACAACTTCACCGCCGCGCCGAGCGGCGTGTTCCGGACGGGCGACGGGTTCATCAACATCGCGGCGAACAAGCAGGAGCAATGGGAGTCGGTCTGCGACGCTCTCGGCGTTTCTGAACTGAAGACGGACGAGAGGTTCGCCGAGCGCGACACGCGCAAGAAGAACCGCAGGGAGCTGACGCCACTCCTCGAGGCGAAGCTCGCGGGAAAGACGACGAAGGACTGGGTCGCGATCCTGAACGCGAGGGACGTCCCGTCGGGCGAGATCCTCGGGCTCGACGAGGCGCTCCACCAGCCGCAGGTCGTTCACCGAGGGACGCTGCAGACGGTCGACGCGCCCGGCATTGGGCCGATTCCGCTCTTCAACCTCCCGGCGCTCTTCGGCGCGACGCCGGCCGCCGTCGAGGCGCCGCCGCCGCGCCTCGGAGCGCACACGGCCGAGATCCTCGGCCGGCTCGGCTACTCCGACGACGCTCTCACAGAACTCAGGCGAAACGGCGTCATCTGACGCCTCTCGAACGGTGACAATGCAGGAGGGTTCGATGACGAAGACCGGGCTCGCGATTCTCGTGGTCCTTCTCGGCTCCGGAGTCGCACTCGCGGCAAAGCCCGACAGGGCGGGATGCACCGATCACGCGCTCTTCCCGACGCGGATGCCGAACTACCGCATCGGGTCGTGCGAGGTGAAGGAGTTCGACGCGTACACGTTCCGCGTCACCGGCGGGAAGAAGCAGAGGGTCGAGGGGAAGTTCACGTTCATCACGTATGTGGTCGACGACCGCAAGGACGACCAGTCCGGGCTCGCCGTCGTCCGCAACTACGAGAACGCGCTGAAGAAGATCGGGGGCACGGTGCAGGGAACCGACTCCCAGCGATGGGTCACCCTTTCGGCGGTCGTCGACGGAAAGGAAGTCTGGGCCGAGGCCGAGAAAGGGAACTCGGCGATCTGGCTTCGCATCGTCGAGAAGCAGTCCATGGAGCAGCACGTCGTCGCGGACGCGGCGTCCTTCGGGAACGACCTCAAGGCGGCGGGGCACGTCGCCGTCGAGGGAATCTACTTCGACACGGCCAAGTCGGTTCTCAAGCCGGAGTCGACTCCGGCCCTGAAGGAAGTCGCGAAGCTCCTGGCGGCCGATCCGGCGCTGAAGCTCTGGGTCGTCGGGCACACGGACGCGATCGGGGCGGTCGACGGCAACATGAAGCTCTCGCAGGCGCGGGCCGAGGCCGTCGTCGCGGCGCTGACGACCGTGCACGGAGTCGCGGCTGCGCGGCTGAAGGGCTACGGCGTCGGGCCGCTCGCCCCGATCGCCACGAACGACAACGAGGAGGGGCGCGCGAAGAACCGCCGCGTGGAGCTCGTCCGGCAGTAGGGCGCCGCGCAGGGCGCGCGAGCGGCGCGGCAAGCGCGCGCTACACTCAAGTGACCGAAGCGTGATGAGCGACGCAACCCAGGCGCCCGAGCGCCGCATCCGCATGCCCCACACCCTCGTGATCGTGGGGAGCCTCATCGTCTTCGTCCTCGTCCTGTCCTGGCTCGTGCCCTCGGGCACCTACCAGACGATGGAGAAGGCGGGCCGGCAGGTGACGATCCCCGGCACTTACCAGCGCGTCGCGAAGGTCGTCCTCGGCCCGCAGTGGCTCGTCATCGCGCCGATCCGCGGCTTCCTCGACGGCTCGCTCATCATCGCCTTCCTCATCCTGATCGGCGGCGCGTTCAACGTCATCCAGACGACGGGCATCGTCGAGCTCGGCATCCGCAGGATCACGGCGGCGCTCGCGTCGAGGCCGCGCCTCGAGAAGCTGATGGTCCCGGTGCTCATGACGATTTTCTCGCTCGCGGGATCCGTCTTCGGCATGTCCGAGGAGGTCATCCCGTTCATCCTCATCTGCGTCCCGCTCGCCCTCTCGCTCGGGTACGACTCGATCGTCGGCGTCTCGATTCCCTTCCTCGGCGCGGCGGCGGGGTTCGGCGCGGCCTTCTTCAACCCGTTCACGGTCGGCCTCGCGCAGGGGCTGGTCGGGCTGCCGCTCTACTCCGGTCTCGGCTACCGGGTGATCACGTGGTTCGTCTGCACGGGTGTGATCGTCGGGTGGGTGATGGTCTACGCCGCGCGCGTCAAGCGCCGGCCGGAGTCCAGCCCCGTGTACGCGCTGGACCAGGCTCGCGACCGGAGCGCGTTCGACGCGAGCGCGCCGCCCGAGCCCTGGACCTTCCGGCGGATCCTCGTGGTCGTCCTCTTCCTTGCGGGCATGGTCGCGCTCGTGTGGGGAATCCTGCAGGCGCAGTGGTTCATCGAGGAGATCGGCGCGCTGTTTCTTGCGATGGGCCTCCTGATGGGCGCCGTCGCGGGCCTCAAGCCCGACGAGATCGCGACGAGCTTCGTCGCGGGCGCGAAGGACATGGTCAACGTCACGCTGATCATCGCGTGCGGGCGTGCGCTCCTCATCATCGCGCGCGAGGCGAGGGTGCTCGACACGATCCTCTACGCCAGCTCGGGCGTCATCTCCATGCTGCCGACGGTCGTGGCCGCGCAGGTGATGTTCGTCGTCCAGGCGGTCATCAACTTCTTCATCCATTCCGGGACGGCGCAGGCCGCCCTCACGATGCCCATCATGGCGCCGCTCGCCGACCTCGTCGGGCTCACGCGCCAGACGACGGTGTACGCGTACCAGCTCTGCGAGCTCATCAACCCGATCCTGCCGACGTCCGCCGTCACGATGGGCGTCCTCGGGATGGCGAAGATCCCGTGGGAGACGTGGGCGCGCTGGTTCCTGCCGCTGATGCTGACGCTGTGCGCCCTCTCGTTTCTCCTGCTGGTTCCGCCGGTCCTGATGCATTGGGGGCCGTTCTAGATGGTGTCTTTCGCTCGGCTTCTCCTCGCCGCCGCCCTGTCCGCCGGGGAGCCCGGCGTCCTTCCCGAGAACCACCACAAGCTCGAGAAGACGGTCTCCTACGCGCAGATGGAGGCGTTCCTCGGCTCCGTCGACGGCAAGGGCCCGGTTCGCGTATCGGTGGAGGGCCGCACCGCGCAGGGACGCGCCGTGTATCTCGTTCACCTGTCGACCGCGCCGCCGGGCGCGGCGCCCGCATGGAAGGTCCTCTTCTACGCGCAGCAGCACGGCGACGAGATCTCCGGCAAGGACGCGCTTCTCTATCTCATCCGGGAGATCGCGCGGAAGCCGTCGCTCCTGCCGCCGGACGTGGACCTCTGGATCCTGCCGATGATGAATCCCGACGGCGCGGAGGCCGGGACGCGCCGCAACGCCGCCGGCGCGGACCTCAACCGCGACCACATCGCGCTCGAGCAACCGGAGACACAGGCCCTCCACCGCGTCGTCCGCCGCGTGCGGCCCCACGTTGCGGTGGACTCCCACGAGTTCGGCCGCGACCCGAAGGCGTGGCGGGCGAAGGGCTGGCGGAAGTGGCCCGACATCACGATGGACGGGCTGAACAACCCGCTCTTCGATCGCAGCATCGTCGCGGCGGCAAAACGCTGGGTCGACGAGGCGGCCGCCGCCGAAGCGGACGCGGGCCACCCCTTCCTGCGCTACTGGGTGGGCGAGCCGCCGCCGGACGGCGAGCAGCGCCACTCGGCGCCCGACGTCGACAGCGGCCTGAACGCCGTCGGAATGTACGGCGGCCTCTCCTTCATCATCGAGGCGGCCGCGTTCGAGAGCGGCGCGCCCGCCGGAGACCTCGGAAATCGCGTGGACGCGTACCTCGTCCTCTACCGCCGCTTCCTGTCGGGCGGCAGCCGCCGCGCGGAGGACCTCGCCGCGATCACGCGCGCGCGGACGAGGCCTCTTCCCGCGTTCCTTCCGACGAACTATCTCTGGGTGAACCCGGGCGCGAAGGTGACGGAGTTCCCCGTCGTCGAGGCGTCGACGGGCCGCGTCCTCAAGGTCCCGACCGCGAACCTGATGACGGAGATGGCGGTCAAGACGACGGTTCCGACGCCGCTGGGCTACGCGGTCGTCCCCGGGGCCGCCGAGGTGTTCAAGCCCGTGCTCGAGAGGCACGGGATTCCGTTCGAGACTCTCGCCGCGTCGCGCACGGTGAGCGCTGAGACCTCGACGCTGCTCCGCGTCGAGGACACGTTCGACGAGGTCTACAGCCGGTACGCGGGGCGCCAGATCGTCCGCCGCGGCGAGGCGCGGACGGCCGAACTCGGGGCGGGAAGTCTCTGGATCCCGCTCGAGGGCGAGGCCGCCGTGCGGGCCGCGCTCGTCCTCGAGCCGGCTGCGCTCTACGGCCTCTACGAATATCCGCAGTTCCGCGCTCTCGCCGGGAAGGACGGGACGCTCCCGGTCCTGCGCGTCGTCCGTCCCGAGGCCACGATCCCGTGACGCGCAGCTCGGCGGCGCTCGACGCCCTGCTCCTGGAAGAGGTTCCCTCGATCGACCGCGTCGACCTCGTCCTCGTGAGGCTGCCGTTCGTCAGCCCGTTCGCGATCTCGACGGCCGTCTGGACGACGAAGGACGCGCTGCTGCTCCGGCTCGAGTCCGGCGGCGTCACGGGATGGGGCGAGTGCGTCGCCGATCCCGACCCGTTCTACGCGGCCGAGACGACGACGACCGCGCGGCACATCCTCAAGGACTTCCTCCTGCCGCTCGTCGCGCCCGGAATCACGCTCGGCGAGCTCGAGCGACGGATGCGCCACGTGCGCGGGAACGCGATGGCGCGCGCCACGCTGGAGAATGCCGTCCTCGACCTCATTGCGAAGGCAAAGGGCGTCCCGCTCCACGCGCTGCTCGGTGCGCCGCGGAAGAAGATCATGTCCGGCATCAGCATCGGCCTTCAGGAATCGCCCGCCGCGCTCGTCGCGGCCGTTGCGGACGCGGTCGCGAAGAAGTACCACCGCGTCAAGATGAAGATCCAGAAAGGCAAGGACCTCGACTACGTGCGCGCGGTGCGAGAGAGGTTTCCGAGCCTTCCGCTCATGGTGGACGCGAACGGCGACTACCGGCTCGACGACGCGGCGCACCTCGCCGGGCTCGACGCGTTCGGCCTCACGATGATCGAGCAGCCGCTGTCGTACAGCGACATCTATCAGCATGCGCTGTTGCAGAAGTCCCTCAAGACTCCGCTCTGCCTCGACGAGTCGATCCACTCTCTCGACGACGCCGCGGCCGCGATCGCGCTCGGCGGCTGCCGGATCCTCAACCTCAAGCAGGGCCGGGTCGGCGGAATCCTCGAGTCGATGCGCATCCTCGAGCACGCGGCGGCGCGCGAGGTCCCGGTCTGGTCGGGAGGGATGGACGAGACGGGCATCGGGCGCGCGGTCAACATCCACCTGCAGACGCTGGACGGCTTCACGCTGCCGGGGGACACCTCCGAGACGAGCCGCTATTTCCACGAGGACCTCGTCGAGCCAGGCGTCGTCCTCGACGCCGAAGGGTTCATCGACGTGCCGGAAGGGCCGGGCTTCGGCGCGCGCGTCGTCGAGGAACGGCTCGCACATTTGAAGCTGTCGGAAGAGAGAATTCTTTGAAAGTAAGAGGAAGAGAAGATTCTTTGAAGGTGAAGAGAGGGATGAGCGCCGGACGCTGGCGACGTCCGTCCCTTGCGGCCGTCGCCGCGCTTTGCGGCTGCTTCGCCGTTTCGGCCGCGGCGCAGGCACCGCTGTCTTCACCTTCTAAGAGCTCTTCCTCTTCGTCCCCTTCCGCCGACTTCATCCGCGTCTCGACGGTCGAGCCGCTGCCGCCTCCGATCGCGGCGGCCGTTGCGGCGCTTCGCGCTCCGGCGCTCGCCGCGCACGTCGGGTTCCTCGCGTCGCCCGCACTCGAGGGCCGCGGCCTCGCGGCGCGCGGTCTCGACGCCGCCGCCGAATACGCTGCGGCCCACCTCGCGCTCGCCGGGATTCCGCCGCTTTCGGAGAAGACGTACTTCCAGCCGGTGCCGCTGCGCGAGATCACGGCCGGGACCGGCGCGATCGAGGTCGAGCGGCGGCGCGGGGACGACGTCGACCGCCGTGCCTTCCTGTCTGGCGTGGACGCGCTGATCCCGCAAATCCCGGCGCGGAGCTTCACGGGAACCGTCGTCTTCGCAGGCTACGGCATCCGCGAGACGGCGCCGGAACGCGACGACTACCGCGGCCTCGACGTGAAGGGAAAGATCGTCGTCCTCCTCGGCGGCGCGCCCGAAGGCGCCGCCTGGCGGACGCCGGCGCTCGTGGAGCGCTGGGCCGCGGAGAAGGCCGACGACCGGTACACGGCCAAGCGGGAGCTCGCGCAGCGACTCGGCGCGCTCGCGGTCCTCGCGGTCGAGGGCGACGACTGGGCCACGAAGATCCTGCCGAAGAACAAGCCCGACGAGAAGACGTTCTGGCGCCTCGCGGACGACGGGCTCGACGCCGACGGGATCCTCCTCGCCCGGGTCTCGCCGGCCGTGGGCGCGGCGCTGCTCGGCGGACCCGCCGCAGGGGCGCCGCGCGCGCTGCCGGGCGTGACGGTGACGCTCCGGACGAGCGGGAAAGAGCGGACGCTCGTCGCCCGGAACGTCGCCGGAGTCCTCGCGGGCTCGGACCCGAAGCTCGCGGGCGAGGCCATCGTCCTCGGCGCGCACCTCGACCACCTCGGCATCGTGGACGGCACGATTCATCCGGGCGCCGACGACAACGCCTCCGGCGTCGCCGCGCTCCTCGAGATCGCGCGGGCCTTCGCCGCCTCGCGCGAGCGGCCGAAGCGCACGCTCGTCTTCGTCTTCTGGACCGGAGAAGAGGAGGGGAAGTTCGGCTCGGCCCACTGGGTCCGCCACCCGCTCTGGCCGCTCGCGAAGACGGCGGTCTACATGAACCTCGACATGATCGGGCACCCGTGGACGCCCGACGAGATGCAGAAGCTCGTGGCCGACGCGGGGCTCGCGGACGGCGGGCGCTTTCTCGAGGGCCTGAAGCCCGCGGACTTCGCCGAGCCCGGAGTCGCCGACTTCGCGCCCGACCTCGGGCCCGTTCTCGCGCAGGCCGCGCGGGGGATCGGCGTGTCCCTGCACCTCGACCGGACGCCGGGAGTCCACGGCGGGAGCGACTACCGCGACTTCGCGCGCGCGCGCGTCCCGTTCCTGCGTTTCTTCGGGAACTTCTTCAAGGGCTACCACGAGCCCCTCGACACGCCCGCGGAGGTCGACGCGCGCGAGGTCGAGAAGACGGCGCGGCTCGCCCTCGCGACGGCCTGGCTGCTCGCGGACCGCTGAGGGCTAGGGACCGAGCTCCACCTCGCCGTACCAGCCCTTCGAGACGATCTTCGTCCCGTAGGGCGCGGAGAGCCGCTGGAGGAGCTCGATGATCTCCTTACCTCTCTTCGCGTTCGCCAGGCGCGGGACGCCGTACAGGGGCCCCTCGTCGTCGATCGTCACGGGCACGAGCTCGATTCGCCGCAGCTTCTCCTTGTTCATCGTGAGCCGGACCACGACGCTCTCCATGACCTGGCGGGGGTCCCGGCGGTCCTTGAACGAGACGTTCGTCGGGCGCTCGATCTCGGAGTCCCGCTGGTGGACGATGTCGGCGGGGATCCTCTTCGGGGTCCTGTACTGGTAGATGAAATCCCCGAGGCTGTAGAAGATGGGCTTGCCCTTGTAGATCTCGATGCCCCGGAGGACGTGGGGGCCGGTTCCGAGGACGAGATCCGCTCCGGCGTCGACGGCCCGGCGGAACGTGATTTCCTCGTTCTTCGGCGTCGTGTCCTGGATGCCGAAAGCCCGGGAGTGGCTGACGTCGTGAACGTGCAGCGAGACCAGGACGACGTCGTTGTGCCTCTTCGCGAGGACGACGTCGTCCTCCATCGCCTTCACGTCGTCCTCGATCGGGCCCTCGACCGCCTCGACCTTCCCGTCCTCTTTCGCCACGAGAATCACGGCCGGGTTGATCGTGGCAAGGCAGGGCCCCGCGGGGTCGGCGCAGCGGTAGCGGTCGGTCCAGTAACGCATGTACGAGAGGAGCGCGAGACGCGTCTTCTGGCCCTGGATCTTCTTCCGCGCGGGCGCGCGCGCCTCGGCGAGCGTGCGCCCGGCGCCGGCGAACGTGATCCCCGACTGCTCGAGGGCCTTCATGGAGTCCAGGAGACCCGGCGTGCCGAAATCGAGCGCGTGATTGTTGGCAAGGCTCACGAGGTTGATCCCCGTCGCGGCCACTTCCCAGGCGAACTCCCGGCCCACGCGGAAGTTGTAGAACGGCTTCTGCAGCTCGGGGTGCTCGTTGATCGAGAACTCGAGGTTTCCGTACGCGACGTCCGCCTCGTGCAGGAGCCGGAGGAGGTTCCGGTGATCGGGCTCGGGCAGGCCGCTGATCTTCTCGTTGAAGATCATGTCGCCGACGGCCGTCACGATGACGTCGCCCGGCTCTTCCCGGAGGAGCCGGGTGACCCGGTCGTCCCACGGGGCGGCCTCGGGCGCCTGTGCGAAGGCCGCTGCCGATCCGGCGAGGAGAACCGCGAGGAGCGCGGCTCTCACTTGCGCACGCTCCGCGAGTTCAGGTCGAAGACTTCTCCCGGCAGGAGGACGTGGACCTTCAGCCCGTGGACGCCGAGCAGGTCTTTCCCGGCCGCGTCCGGCTGACGGGCGACGACCGCGCCCGCGGCGTCGAAGACCATCACGGAGCTCTTGCCCATCACCTGGAACGTGCGGTCCGGACGCACCCAGATCGCCGACGTCTCGTCCACGCCGACGCCGAGGAGCTCGGGGTGCTCGAGGATCACGGAGAAGAGGCGGTTCTCTCGCTGGCGCTTGACGAAGTGCTGGTCGACGACGACGCCGGGGAAAAAGCCGAGCCCCTCGAGGATCTCGACGCTCTTCGCCCGGATACCGGTGAAGTCGCCTTCGCCCGTGATCATGAGCTTGCTCTGGCAGGCGGTCCCGGCCGAGGTGCCGCCGACGACGGCCCCGCCCACGTAGGCGTCCGCGATCGCCTTGCCGACCGGCGTGTCGAGGAGCGCCTTCGTGATGCGGACCTGGTCGCCGCCTCCGAAGAAGATGCCGCGCGCCTTGCCGGCGAGCTCGGCATAGTCGGTGCGCACGGCGTCCTCGCGCGTCTTGATCCGGAGCGAAACCATCTTCGTGCAGCCGTACTTCTCCCTGAACAGCTTCTCGTAGTAGTCGGCCGCGTCCTCCTCCGACGAGGCCGTCGGGATCGCGACGATCGGCGCGTCCGGCCCGCCGGCGAGCTCGACGAACTTCTTCATCGCGTCGTCCGGCTTTTCGCCGCCGCCGATCAGCACGAGGTTTCCGGTTCGCGCCGGGGGAGGAGCCGCCGCGGGGGCGGGGGCCTGGGCGCAGGCCAGCGAGGCGCAGAGGGACGCGAGGAGAATCGTCAGCGGGAGACGTGCCTTCACGAGACCTCCGAAACAAAACGGGGGCGGCTTTCGGCCGCCCCCGCGATCCGATCGGCTGGAAGAACTAGAAGGTGAACCGCGCGCCGGCCCGGACCTGCCGCGGCTGCTCGATCGTGT
This Acidobacteriota bacterium DNA region includes the following protein-coding sequences:
- a CDS encoding hydroxymethylglutaryl-CoA lyase, with the translated sequence MTKRRFVLHEVGPRDGLQVEKRTVPTATKRAWIERLLDSGVDVVQAGSFVNPERVPQMADTDELFRQLAARPAGKGVLSGLVLNEKGLDRALLCGVPLVCLGVSASDTHSRKNTGMGTEEATRRIVATAKKAVEAGRAVQVSVQSAFGCGFEGAVPEERVLAIVKEYLAAGFRRISLADTAGHAYPEQVERLYGAIAALAPDAEPACHFHDTYGLGMANVWAAMRSGAVSFESSFAGLGGCPFTKVAAGNVATEDLVAGWQRSGLRPDVNLGALIEVARSVSAFFDREMPGRVHRTGPVPTGPKNAEVPA
- a CDS encoding CoA transferase yields the protein MTKRALEGVRVLDLTNVLSGPYATLHLSLLGAEVIKIENPADGDLARKLGNVPKLNKELMGTSFLAQNANKKSITLNLKKKEAKEIFLKLVAGADAVVENFRPGVMTRLGVGWDAMRAVNPRLVYCAISGFGQDGPDADKPAYDQIIQGLSGTMSVNGDERLNPLRCGFPVCDTVGGLTAAFAIMTALYHRERTGEGQMIDVALLDAVMPLMGWVAANLLIGGQQPVLMGNDNFTAAPSGVFRTGDGFINIAANKQEQWESVCDALGVSELKTDERFAERDTRKKNRRELTPLLEAKLAGKTTKDWVAILNARDVPSGEILGLDEALHQPQVVHRGTLQTVDAPGIGPIPLFNLPALFGATPAAVEAPPPRLGAHTAEILGRLGYSDDALTELRRNGVI
- a CDS encoding OmpA family protein; this encodes MTKTGLAILVVLLGSGVALAAKPDRAGCTDHALFPTRMPNYRIGSCEVKEFDAYTFRVTGGKKQRVEGKFTFITYVVDDRKDDQSGLAVVRNYENALKKIGGTVQGTDSQRWVTLSAVVDGKEVWAEAEKGNSAIWLRIVEKQSMEQHVVADAASFGNDLKAAGHVAVEGIYFDTAKSVLKPESTPALKEVAKLLAADPALKLWVVGHTDAIGAVDGNMKLSQARAEAVVAALTTVHGVAAARLKGYGVGPLAPIATNDNEEGRAKNRRVELVRQ
- the yfcC gene encoding putative basic amino acid antiporter YfcC; this encodes MSDATQAPERRIRMPHTLVIVGSLIVFVLVLSWLVPSGTYQTMEKAGRQVTIPGTYQRVAKVVLGPQWLVIAPIRGFLDGSLIIAFLILIGGAFNVIQTTGIVELGIRRITAALASRPRLEKLMVPVLMTIFSLAGSVFGMSEEVIPFILICVPLALSLGYDSIVGVSIPFLGAAAGFGAAFFNPFTVGLAQGLVGLPLYSGLGYRVITWFVCTGVIVGWVMVYAARVKRRPESSPVYALDQARDRSAFDASAPPEPWTFRRILVVVLFLAGMVALVWGILQAQWFIEEIGALFLAMGLLMGAVAGLKPDEIATSFVAGAKDMVNVTLIIACGRALLIIAREARVLDTILYASSGVISMLPTVVAAQVMFVVQAVINFFIHSGTAQAALTMPIMAPLADLVGLTRQTTVYAYQLCELINPILPTSAVTMGVLGMAKIPWETWARWFLPLMLTLCALSFLLLVPPVLMHWGPF
- a CDS encoding succinylglutamate desuccinylase/aspartoacylase family protein, producing MVSFARLLLAAALSAGEPGVLPENHHKLEKTVSYAQMEAFLGSVDGKGPVRVSVEGRTAQGRAVYLVHLSTAPPGAAPAWKVLFYAQQHGDEISGKDALLYLIREIARKPSLLPPDVDLWILPMMNPDGAEAGTRRNAAGADLNRDHIALEQPETQALHRVVRRVRPHVAVDSHEFGRDPKAWRAKGWRKWPDITMDGLNNPLFDRSIVAAAKRWVDEAAAAEADAGHPFLRYWVGEPPPDGEQRHSAPDVDSGLNAVGMYGGLSFIIEAAAFESGAPAGDLGNRVDAYLVLYRRFLSGGSRRAEDLAAITRARTRPLPAFLPTNYLWVNPGAKVTEFPVVEASTGRVLKVPTANLMTEMAVKTTVPTPLGYAVVPGAAEVFKPVLERHGIPFETLAASRTVSAETSTLLRVEDTFDEVYSRYAGRQIVRRGEARTAELGAGSLWIPLEGEAAVRAALVLEPAALYGLYEYPQFRALAGKDGTLPVLRVVRPEATIP
- the menC gene encoding o-succinylbenzoate synthase, whose amino-acid sequence is MDRVDLVLVRLPFVSPFAISTAVWTTKDALLLRLESGGVTGWGECVADPDPFYAAETTTTARHILKDFLLPLVAPGITLGELERRMRHVRGNAMARATLENAVLDLIAKAKGVPLHALLGAPRKKIMSGISIGLQESPAALVAAVADAVAKKYHRVKMKIQKGKDLDYVRAVRERFPSLPLMVDANGDYRLDDAAHLAGLDAFGLTMIEQPLSYSDIYQHALLQKSLKTPLCLDESIHSLDDAAAAIALGGCRILNLKQGRVGGILESMRILEHAAAREVPVWSGGMDETGIGRAVNIHLQTLDGFTLPGDTSETSRYFHEDLVEPGVVLDAEGFIDVPEGPGFGARVVEERLAHLKLSEERIL